A genomic region of Salinibacter pepae contains the following coding sequences:
- the hemE gene encoding uroporphyrinogen decarboxylase, protein MASFPPLDNDRLLRTARGEPTDCTPVWMMRQAGRYLPEYQAVRKEHSFFEVVETPELAAEVTIQPVERFALDAAILFCDIMVVPEAMGLTVKMVSGQGPTFPKPLTTPDEMERLVEPDVESALGHVFEALTVTRHKLAGRVPLIGFSGAPWTLMAYMVEGGGSKSYRAARRWLYRHPDASKALLQRTTDVIVEYLIRQVDAGAQVLQVFDSWAGLHTPENFRTFCLPYLAEIATRVKAAHPDVPLVIFAKGAHYALDALADTDYDVISLDSTMDPDAARDTVGDRAVLQGNLDPCALYAPPDVLRREVQHMLAGFGPHHHIGNLGHGMLPDHDPEHARAFVDAVHEHSRRMRTV, encoded by the coding sequence ATGGCCTCCTTTCCGCCCCTCGACAACGACCGCCTTCTCCGCACCGCCCGCGGGGAGCCCACCGACTGCACGCCCGTGTGGATGATGCGGCAGGCCGGCCGGTACCTGCCCGAGTACCAGGCGGTCCGGAAGGAGCACAGTTTTTTTGAGGTGGTGGAGACGCCCGAACTCGCGGCGGAGGTGACCATCCAGCCGGTGGAGCGCTTTGCCCTCGACGCGGCGATTCTCTTCTGCGACATCATGGTGGTGCCGGAAGCGATGGGGCTCACGGTCAAGATGGTGTCGGGACAAGGGCCGACCTTCCCCAAGCCCCTCACGACGCCCGACGAGATGGAGCGCCTCGTGGAGCCGGACGTGGAGTCGGCCCTCGGTCACGTGTTCGAGGCCCTGACGGTGACGCGGCACAAATTGGCCGGACGGGTGCCGCTGATTGGCTTCTCGGGGGCGCCGTGGACCCTCATGGCGTACATGGTGGAGGGGGGCGGCAGCAAGTCCTACCGGGCCGCCCGGCGCTGGCTCTACCGCCACCCCGACGCCAGCAAGGCCCTGCTCCAACGCACGACGGATGTGATCGTCGAGTACCTGATTCGGCAGGTGGACGCCGGGGCGCAGGTGCTTCAGGTGTTTGACTCGTGGGCGGGCCTCCACACCCCCGAGAATTTCCGCACGTTCTGCCTGCCGTACCTCGCCGAGATCGCCACGCGGGTGAAGGCGGCGCATCCCGACGTGCCGCTAGTCATCTTTGCGAAGGGGGCCCACTACGCCCTCGACGCGCTGGCGGACACGGACTACGACGTGATCAGCCTGGACTCCACGATGGACCCAGACGCCGCCCGCGATACGGTCGGGGACCGGGCCGTCCTGCAGGGCAACCTCGACCCCTGCGCGCTGTATGCCCCGCCCGACGTTCTGCGGCGCGAGGTGCAGCACATGCTGGCGGGCTTCGGGCCGCACCATCACATTGGCAATCTGGGGCACGGCATGCTGCCGGACCACGATCCCGAGCACGCCCGCGCCTTCGTCGACGCCGTCCACGAACACTCCCGGCGCATGCGGACCGTTTGA
- a CDS encoding dienelactone hydrolase family protein, which yields MRVAGFVLILCTLPLLAGCGSDSGSEAERMAEEHEGDTPTATEAAQAPKIPVEGRTVTYGQQNGTARTGYLAAPADVDSVRSARGGDALPGIVVIHEWWGLNDNVRAATRRLAGEGYRALAVDLYGDAVAETPDSAQALMGRAMKEPSRLVENVRDGRAHLSSEADAPRTALLGWCFGGGMTYRTLADEASAFDAAVAYYGTPEPLSGEALQALETPILAHFGTQDQAVPIDAARKFRDRMEGAGTSLAYHEYDAGHAFANPSGESYERAAAERAWTRTTDFLQTHLTR from the coding sequence ATGCGCGTCGCTGGTTTCGTCCTTATCCTGTGTACGCTCCCCCTGCTCGCCGGCTGTGGCTCCGACAGCGGCTCCGAGGCCGAGCGCATGGCGGAGGAGCACGAGGGCGACACGCCCACGGCCACCGAGGCCGCCCAGGCCCCCAAGATTCCGGTGGAAGGGCGTACGGTCACCTACGGGCAACAGAACGGGACGGCCCGGACCGGGTATCTGGCCGCGCCCGCCGACGTGGACTCGGTGCGGTCGGCGCGCGGGGGCGACGCCCTCCCCGGCATCGTGGTGATTCACGAGTGGTGGGGCCTGAACGACAACGTGCGGGCCGCGACGCGACGACTGGCCGGCGAGGGGTACCGCGCCCTGGCGGTGGACCTGTACGGCGACGCCGTGGCCGAAACGCCAGACTCCGCACAGGCATTGATGGGGCGAGCGATGAAGGAGCCGTCGCGGCTTGTCGAGAACGTACGGGACGGGCGGGCCCACCTGTCCTCGGAGGCCGACGCGCCCCGGACCGCCCTGCTGGGGTGGTGCTTCGGCGGGGGCATGACATACCGAACCCTGGCGGACGAGGCGTCCGCCTTCGACGCGGCCGTGGCCTACTACGGCACCCCGGAGCCCCTCTCCGGGGAGGCCCTGCAGGCGCTGGAGACGCCGATCCTCGCCCACTTCGGCACGCAGGACCAGGCCGTCCCGATCGACGCGGCCCGGAAATTTCGGGACCGGATGGAAGGCGCCGGGACATCGCTCGCGTACCACGAGTACGACGCCGGCCACGCCTTCGCGAACCCGTCGGGGGAGAGCTACGAGCGGGCGGCCGCCGAGCGGGCCTGGACGCGCACGACCGACTTTCTCCAGACGCACCTCACCCGGTAG
- a CDS encoding phosphatidate cytidylyltransferase: protein MSASSLSYTGEVGRKALHLLALSIPFGAWAVGMPTALYLLAPAALVAGAADVARAYSTSLNAIIRGIFGALMRAEELPAPRTGVQFNGATCVLVGAAAMVALFPLRIAVPVLAMAMLADAAAALVGRRWGRHTWGALSATVEGTTAFVVTGLGVMAFFSSVALGPAAGGVLVGAGIEALPLPVNDNIRVPVAAAATVVVGEALVLGRSVSLLPVLSL, encoded by the coding sequence GTGTCCGCCTCCTCCCTCTCGTACACCGGCGAAGTTGGCCGGAAGGCCCTCCACCTTCTCGCCCTCTCCATTCCGTTTGGGGCGTGGGCGGTCGGAATGCCCACGGCACTATATCTCCTGGCTCCGGCCGCGCTCGTGGCCGGGGCCGCCGACGTGGCCCGGGCCTATTCGACGTCCCTCAACGCAATCATCCGGGGGATCTTCGGGGCCCTGATGCGGGCGGAGGAGCTGCCCGCACCGAGGACGGGGGTCCAGTTCAACGGGGCCACGTGCGTGCTGGTGGGCGCCGCCGCAATGGTGGCGCTGTTCCCCCTCCGGATCGCGGTGCCGGTGCTGGCGATGGCCATGCTGGCGGACGCCGCCGCCGCATTGGTGGGCCGCCGGTGGGGCCGCCACACGTGGGGGGCCCTCTCGGCGACCGTGGAGGGCACCACCGCGTTCGTCGTCACGGGCCTGGGCGTGATGGCCTTCTTCTCCTCCGTCGCCCTCGGCCCGGCCGCCGGCGGCGTGCTGGTGGGGGCCGGCATTGAGGCCCTCCCGCTGCCCGTCAACGACAACATCCGCGTGCCCGTGGCGGCGGCGGCGACGGTGGTCGTTGGCGAGGCGCTCGTCCTGGGCCGTTCCGTTTCGCTCCTCCCCGTGCTCTCGCTGTAG
- a CDS encoding esterase/lipase family protein: protein MPDDPDPTIPASALRRLTGLEPFPQPELIPLQTPVVLMHGFGVGASFRRGGHLHKEALHLRSRGVRAVAPNVSPYNTVRARTATWNDRLRRVLDETDADRLLLIAHSMGGLDARYLISALGWHEVVDVLVTVATPHRGSSVASLVLDQPELVRDWLADMADWVGTHILEDGSANLRQALTELTPEHMENTFNPEVPNHPDVDYWSYGCRAGKGTAIPIAPIFRYLNRYLYEEEGENDGIVSVESARWGDYQGTVDADHARQVGLSSGLAADFDSNAFYTAIVQNLADDGW from the coding sequence ATGCCCGACGACCCGGACCCCACGATTCCGGCCTCCGCCCTGCGGCGCCTTACCGGCCTGGAGCCCTTTCCCCAGCCCGAGCTGATTCCGCTCCAGACCCCGGTCGTGCTCATGCACGGCTTCGGCGTGGGGGCCTCCTTCCGGCGGGGCGGGCACCTGCACAAGGAGGCCCTCCACCTGCGGTCGCGGGGCGTGCGGGCGGTGGCGCCCAACGTCTCCCCCTACAACACCGTCCGCGCCCGGACCGCCACCTGGAACGACCGCCTGCGGCGCGTCCTCGACGAGACCGACGCCGACCGCCTGCTGCTCATCGCCCACTCGATGGGCGGCCTCGATGCCCGCTACCTGATCTCGGCCCTGGGCTGGCACGAGGTGGTCGACGTCCTCGTGACGGTCGCCACCCCCCACCGCGGCTCCTCCGTGGCCTCCCTCGTGCTCGACCAGCCCGAGCTGGTGCGCGACTGGCTCGCGGACATGGCCGACTGGGTGGGGACCCACATTCTGGAGGACGGGTCGGCGAACCTCCGACAGGCCCTCACGGAGCTGACGCCCGAACACATGGAAAACACGTTCAATCCCGAGGTCCCCAATCACCCGGACGTCGACTACTGGTCCTACGGCTGCCGGGCCGGCAAAGGAACCGCCATTCCCATTGCCCCCATCTTCCGCTACCTCAACCGCTACCTGTACGAGGAAGAAGGGGAAAACGACGGCATCGTGAGCGTCGAGAGCGCCCGCTGGGGCGACTACCAGGGCACCGTCGACGCCGATCACGCCCGGCAGGTGGGCCTCTCGTCAGGCCTCGCCGCCGACTTCGACTCGAACGCCTTCTACACCGCCATCGTCCAGAATTTAGCCGACGACGGGTGGTAG
- a CDS encoding HD domain-containing protein yields MSSNQRFKLFSDPVHGFISVPKNVIMDLVQTPEVQRLRRIRQLGVGHLVFPGAEHTRFNHALGAMALMQDALANLTEKGTPVRPEEQTAALAVALLHDVGHGAFSHTLEHELIEDFSHEDMSRVLLTDLNERMDGALDLALAMFDDTYDRPFFHQLVSSQLDMDRLDYLRRDSFYTGVAEGEVGVQRLLKTMRVHPLSGGADAEVMIEAKGIYAVENFLISRRLMYWQAYLHKTVLAGDELLRGILRRAQTHLDAGPAPDWLQRGSRALLFFLDHDVHADAIETPEVRDHYLQLDDTDVLFSLKQWMRGPDPVLADLCHRFVNRVFLRVRFLSERPDEAQVDAWRADVADWLVDEDLVPRSEARAAARHYLTLNVSRHTAYDSDEELIGILGRDGTARELSEMADTTTISDLTGFVEKPYVCFPKPVDLDLDTASEG; encoded by the coding sequence GTGTCCTCCAACCAGCGCTTTAAGCTCTTCTCGGACCCGGTCCACGGGTTCATCTCTGTGCCAAAGAACGTGATCATGGACCTCGTCCAGACGCCGGAGGTCCAGCGGCTGCGCCGGATCCGTCAGCTCGGCGTCGGGCACCTCGTCTTTCCGGGCGCCGAGCACACCCGCTTCAACCATGCGCTGGGGGCGATGGCCCTCATGCAGGACGCCCTCGCCAACCTGACCGAGAAGGGCACGCCCGTGCGCCCGGAGGAGCAGACCGCCGCCCTGGCCGTAGCCCTGCTGCACGACGTGGGGCACGGCGCCTTCTCCCACACCCTCGAACACGAGCTCATCGAAGACTTTTCGCACGAAGACATGAGCCGGGTTCTCCTGACGGACCTCAACGAGCGCATGGACGGCGCGCTCGACCTGGCCCTCGCCATGTTCGACGACACCTACGACCGCCCCTTCTTCCACCAGCTGGTCTCGAGCCAGCTCGACATGGACCGGCTCGACTACCTCCGGCGCGACTCCTTCTACACCGGCGTGGCGGAGGGGGAGGTGGGGGTCCAGCGCCTGCTCAAGACCATGCGCGTGCATCCCCTCTCGGGCGGGGCCGACGCGGAGGTCATGATCGAGGCGAAGGGCATCTACGCCGTCGAAAACTTTCTCATCTCCCGCCGGCTCATGTACTGGCAGGCCTATCTCCACAAGACCGTGCTGGCCGGCGACGAGCTGCTCCGGGGCATCCTGCGCCGCGCACAGACCCACCTCGACGCCGGGCCCGCGCCCGACTGGCTGCAGCGGGGATCGCGCGCGCTGCTTTTCTTTCTCGACCACGACGTCCACGCCGACGCGATCGAGACCCCCGAGGTCCGCGACCACTACCTGCAGCTCGACGACACGGACGTCCTCTTCAGCCTCAAGCAGTGGATGCGAGGCCCCGACCCGGTGTTGGCCGACCTGTGCCACCGCTTCGTCAACCGGGTCTTCCTGCGCGTCCGCTTCCTTTCTGAACGTCCGGACGAGGCGCAGGTCGACGCCTGGCGCGCCGACGTGGCGGACTGGCTCGTGGACGAGGACCTCGTGCCCCGCTCCGAGGCCCGGGCGGCCGCCCGGCACTACCTCACCCTCAACGTGTCGCGCCACACCGCCTACGACAGCGACGAGGAGCTGATCGGCATCCTGGGGCGGGACGGCACCGCCCGCGAGCTCTCCGAGATGGCCGACACCACCACCATCTCGGACCTCACGGGCTTCGTGGAGAAGCCCTACGTGTGCTTCCCGAAGCCGGTCGACCTGGACCTGGACACAGCCTCTGAGGGGTGA
- a CDS encoding RNA polymerase sigma factor — MNTFPAFERQVSAHEDQVYRFARSMLNDDATAQDVTQEVLVTLWEHQDELDADGVIAWLMRVTRNACIDRLRARQRRRKTVRHDPDGVERAPSPDRTPDRHAEAADLHGHVLDALDRVDDPYRRVVALRELQGLKYKEIAEALDMPLNTVKVYLHRGRKKLRAELDRALDPVPA, encoded by the coding sequence ATGAATACCTTTCCCGCCTTCGAACGTCAGGTGTCCGCCCACGAGGATCAGGTCTACCGGTTCGCCCGCTCGATGCTCAACGACGACGCCACCGCCCAGGACGTGACGCAGGAGGTGCTGGTGACGCTCTGGGAGCACCAGGACGAGCTCGACGCGGACGGGGTCATCGCCTGGCTCATGCGCGTGACCCGGAACGCCTGCATCGACCGGCTTCGGGCCCGGCAGCGGCGGCGCAAGACCGTCCGGCACGACCCCGACGGCGTGGAGCGGGCCCCGAGCCCGGACCGGACGCCCGACCGCCACGCCGAGGCGGCCGACCTCCACGGCCACGTGCTCGACGCCCTGGACCGGGTCGATGATCCGTACCGGCGGGTGGTGGCCCTCCGTGAACTGCAGGGCCTCAAGTACAAGGAGATTGCCGAGGCCCTCGACATGCCGCTCAATACGGTCAAGGTCTACCTGCACCGGGGCCGCAAAAAGCTACGTGCTGAGCTCGACCGCGCCCTCGATCCGGTTCCCGCCTAG
- a CDS encoding tryptophanase translates to MDTIIEPFRIKSVEPIQLTSRAERERMIRDAHYNLFNLHADDVIIDLLTDSGTSAMSAAQWAGLMQGDESYAGSPSYFRFEEAVKDLMPFEHVIPTHQGRAAERILMGIVAGPDAKIPSNTHFDTTRANIEATGAEAVDLVVDAGHVPDAEHPFKGNIDLDRLEALLDADADRVPIVMLTVTNNTGGGQPVSIANIRGAKALCDAHGVPLVLDACRFAENAYFIKQREDGYGDRSVKAIVREMFSHADGMTMSAKKDALVNIGGWLALDDDAWARKARNQLILTEGFPTYGGLAGRDLEAIAVGLQEIVDEDYLEYRMASTRYLGEALTELGVPIVKPVGGHAVYIDAKSLLPHIPPLDYPAQSLAVALYVTGGIRGVEIGSVMFGRQPDGSEEPADQELLRLAIPRRVYTQSHVDYVIECFEALVGRKDALCGYEITEEPPQLRHFTAHLRPKAPEAVHHETDGPVEAS, encoded by the coding sequence ATGGACACGATCATCGAGCCGTTCCGCATCAAGTCGGTCGAACCCATTCAGCTCACCTCTCGGGCCGAGCGGGAGCGAATGATCCGGGACGCGCACTACAACCTCTTCAACCTGCACGCCGACGACGTCATCATCGACCTGCTGACCGACTCGGGCACCTCTGCGATGAGTGCGGCGCAGTGGGCCGGCCTGATGCAGGGCGACGAGAGCTACGCGGGGTCGCCCTCCTACTTCCGGTTCGAGGAGGCGGTGAAGGACCTGATGCCGTTCGAGCACGTGATCCCGACCCACCAAGGCCGGGCCGCCGAGCGCATTCTGATGGGCATCGTGGCGGGCCCCGACGCCAAAATTCCCAGCAATACGCACTTCGACACCACCCGCGCCAACATCGAGGCCACGGGCGCCGAGGCGGTCGACCTCGTCGTCGACGCGGGGCACGTCCCGGACGCGGAGCATCCGTTCAAGGGCAACATTGATCTCGATCGGCTGGAGGCGCTGCTGGACGCGGACGCAGACCGGGTGCCCATCGTCATGCTCACGGTCACCAACAACACCGGCGGCGGCCAGCCGGTCTCGATCGCCAACATCCGCGGCGCGAAGGCCCTGTGTGACGCGCACGGCGTGCCGCTCGTCCTCGACGCCTGTCGCTTCGCGGAAAACGCCTACTTCATCAAGCAGCGCGAGGACGGGTACGGCGACCGTTCGGTCAAGGCGATCGTCCGGGAGATGTTTTCGCACGCGGACGGCATGACGATGAGCGCCAAGAAGGACGCGCTGGTCAACATTGGCGGCTGGCTGGCCCTCGACGACGACGCGTGGGCCCGGAAGGCCCGCAATCAACTAATCCTCACGGAGGGCTTTCCGACCTACGGGGGATTGGCGGGACGCGACCTGGAGGCCATTGCCGTGGGGCTGCAGGAGATCGTCGACGAGGACTACCTGGAGTACCGCATGGCCTCGACCCGCTACCTCGGCGAGGCCCTCACCGAGCTGGGCGTGCCAATCGTGAAGCCGGTCGGCGGGCACGCCGTCTACATCGACGCGAAGTCGCTTCTCCCCCACATCCCGCCGCTGGACTACCCGGCCCAGTCCCTCGCCGTGGCGCTGTACGTGACGGGCGGGATCCGCGGGGTCGAGATCGGCTCGGTCATGTTCGGCCGGCAGCCCGACGGCAGCGAGGAGCCGGCGGACCAGGAGCTCTTGCGCCTCGCCATCCCCCGCCGCGTCTACACCCAAAGCCACGTCGATTACGTAATCGAGTGCTTCGAGGCACTGGTGGGCCGCAAGGACGCCCTCTGCGGCTACGAGATCACCGAAGAGCCCCCTCAGCTCCGGCACTTCACGGCCCATCTCCGCCCGAAGGCGCCCGAAGCGGTCCACCACGAGACCGACGGTCCCGTGGAGGCCTCATAG
- the ansA gene encoding asparaginase — protein MAASSPRILVVYTGGTLGMVESEEGYVPGSGTLEALMEERLSFQSEDLPAYDVHAFDPLLDSANMEPADWLRIAEAIRDRFEAYDGFLVVHGTDTMAFTASALSFMLHPLDKPVLLTGAQLPLDETRSDAQGNLLTSLLLLGTYPDRLGGVHVFFHNRLYRGTRVTKVNADSFAAFDSPNFPAVGTAGIDLDVEWERVPAPHRPPRPPAVTELGAATVSAFRLFPGLGVASLENVLAPPVQGVVLECFGAGNAPAQNDAFLEALREATARGVVIVAVTQPLRGTADLDLYATGQALADAGVVSGYDMTTEAALAKLYYLFEQDHAPDEVRRLVQNNLRGELTPPEEVPPALGRTRRRLAGYR, from the coding sequence ATGGCCGCGTCTTCGCCCCGCATTCTGGTGGTGTACACCGGGGGCACCCTGGGCATGGTGGAAAGCGAGGAGGGATACGTGCCGGGGTCCGGCACCCTCGAAGCCCTCATGGAGGAGCGCCTCTCGTTTCAGTCGGAAGACCTCCCGGCCTACGACGTGCACGCGTTCGATCCGCTGCTCGACAGCGCAAACATGGAGCCGGCCGACTGGCTCCGCATCGCGGAGGCCATTCGGGATCGCTTCGAGGCGTACGACGGCTTTCTGGTCGTCCACGGCACGGACACGATGGCGTTTACCGCCTCGGCGCTGTCGTTCATGCTGCACCCGCTCGACAAACCGGTGCTCCTCACGGGCGCGCAGCTGCCCCTCGACGAGACACGCAGCGACGCGCAGGGCAACCTGCTCACGTCCCTGTTGCTCCTGGGCACCTACCCCGACCGGCTGGGCGGGGTGCACGTGTTCTTCCACAACCGCCTCTACCGGGGCACCCGCGTGACGAAGGTGAACGCGGACTCGTTTGCGGCCTTCGACTCCCCGAACTTCCCGGCCGTGGGCACGGCGGGCATCGACCTGGACGTGGAGTGGGAGCGGGTGCCGGCCCCGCACCGGCCGCCCCGTCCCCCCGCCGTGACGGAACTCGGGGCGGCGACCGTCTCGGCGTTCCGGCTCTTTCCGGGCCTCGGGGTGGCGTCCCTGGAAAACGTGCTGGCCCCGCCGGTGCAGGGCGTGGTGCTGGAGTGCTTCGGGGCGGGCAATGCGCCGGCCCAGAACGACGCGTTTCTGGAAGCCCTGCGCGAGGCGACGGCGCGGGGCGTCGTCATCGTGGCGGTGACGCAGCCGCTCCGGGGCACGGCGGACCTCGACCTCTACGCCACCGGCCAGGCCCTGGCGGACGCGGGCGTGGTGAGCGGCTACGACATGACGACGGAGGCGGCGCTGGCCAAGCTGTATTACCTCTTCGAGCAGGACCACGCGCCCGACGAGGTGCGCCGCCTCGTGCAGAACAACCTCCGAGGGGAGTTGACGCCGCCGGAGGAGGTGCCGCCCGCCCTCGGCCGCACGCGGCGGCGGCTGGCCGGGTACCGGTAG
- the hpt gene encoding hypoxanthine phosphoribosyltransferase: MASNMPATRDLLETPVQPTDAAVTVQGERFRRYLSAERIKKRVAEMGQTIARDYATTTPILVSVLNGAFMYTADLMRAIDTDCEIDFIKLSSYGDEKVSSGEVRELKSVDAELEGRDVLVVEDIVDTGLSMEFMKRRLAEYNPASLRVSTLLHKPTATEPDLTLDYVGFRIPDLFVIGYGLDYGQLARNLSDIYILDEG; this comes from the coding sequence ATGGCCTCAAACATGCCCGCTACGCGCGACCTCTTGGAGACCCCCGTCCAGCCCACCGACGCCGCCGTGACCGTACAGGGAGAACGCTTCCGCCGATACCTGTCGGCCGAGCGGATTAAGAAGCGGGTTGCGGAGATGGGACAAACCATCGCCCGCGACTACGCCACCACCACGCCCATCCTCGTGAGCGTCCTGAACGGAGCGTTCATGTACACCGCGGACCTGATGCGGGCCATCGACACCGACTGCGAGATCGATTTCATCAAGCTCTCCTCGTACGGGGACGAGAAGGTGTCGAGCGGGGAGGTGCGGGAGCTCAAAAGCGTCGACGCGGAGCTGGAGGGCCGCGACGTGCTCGTGGTGGAGGACATCGTGGACACGGGGCTGTCGATGGAGTTCATGAAGCGCCGCCTTGCGGAGTACAACCCGGCCTCCCTTCGCGTGTCGACCCTGCTCCACAAGCCCACGGCGACGGAGCCGGACCTCACGCTCGACTACGTCGGCTTCCGCATTCCGGACCTCTTCGTCATCGGCTACGGGCTCGACTACGGCCAGCTCGCGCGCAACCTGTCCGACATTTACATTCTCGACGAAGGGTGA
- the tilS gene encoding tRNA lysidine(34) synthetase TilS gives MPHPLVDTVAAFSDRHALLDEGPVLVAASGGVDSMTCLSVLRRLGIDVHALHVNYGLRAGADGDEDLVRRWCHEQSPPVPLSVVALDAKARAASEDESLQAAARRLRYDALAAEAAEIGAPVVATGHHRDDQAETLLLNLVRGSGPEGGAGMRPARPLEADPSVSLVRPLLDARRDAIESYAESMGLPWRTDPTNQRHDYDRGVIRTEILPRLEAHFEGATDALARSAALMQEYVDQALRPALTRRMGRAYTDHEAGGALSVEALREAPPVWRRRLLLEALRRALPTAPYSRAVAEELEALVEAQVGRRMELGAGTVWRERGRLRFVPDAAMPDPLSPTPIDWGTPVAIPQGRLRVELCDGRPASLASGPPHVAYADADRLGTALTVRPWAEGDRLRPLGLDGTKLVSDVLTEARVPPHRRTHVSVLCRGDRIAWVVGHRLAHRVRVRPDTDRVARLVLRPREKPSDH, from the coding sequence ATGCCCCACCCGCTCGTCGACACGGTCGCAGCGTTCAGTGATCGGCACGCCCTGCTGGACGAAGGCCCGGTGCTGGTGGCGGCAAGCGGCGGTGTGGACTCGATGACGTGCCTCTCTGTCCTGCGCCGCCTGGGCATCGACGTGCACGCGCTGCACGTCAACTACGGGCTGCGGGCGGGGGCCGACGGGGACGAGGACCTGGTGCGCCGGTGGTGCCACGAACAGTCGCCGCCGGTGCCGCTCTCCGTGGTGGCCCTCGACGCGAAGGCCCGCGCCGCATCCGAGGACGAGTCGCTCCAGGCGGCCGCGCGCCGACTGCGCTACGACGCCCTGGCGGCGGAGGCCGCGGAGATCGGGGCGCCCGTCGTGGCGACCGGCCACCACCGCGACGACCAGGCCGAAACGCTCCTCCTCAATCTCGTCCGGGGCAGCGGGCCGGAGGGGGGGGCCGGGATGCGGCCGGCCCGTCCCCTGGAGGCCGACCCGTCCGTCTCTCTCGTTCGGCCCCTGCTGGACGCCCGACGGGACGCGATCGAATCCTACGCCGAGTCGATGGGGCTCCCGTGGCGGACCGATCCGACCAACCAGCGCCACGACTACGACCGGGGGGTGATCCGGACCGAGATCCTTCCCCGGCTGGAAGCGCACTTTGAGGGCGCGACCGACGCCCTGGCCCGGTCGGCGGCCCTCATGCAGGAGTACGTCGACCAGGCCCTCCGGCCCGCCCTAACGCGGCGGATGGGCCGGGCGTACACCGATCACGAGGCGGGCGGGGCCCTGTCCGTGGAGGCCCTGCGCGAGGCCCCGCCCGTCTGGCGCCGTCGCCTCCTCTTGGAGGCGCTGCGTCGCGCGCTGCCCACAGCCCCTTACTCCCGGGCGGTGGCCGAGGAACTGGAGGCCCTCGTCGAGGCGCAGGTGGGCCGGCGCATGGAGCTGGGGGCAGGCACTGTCTGGCGGGAGCGCGGGCGGCTGCGCTTCGTCCCCGACGCCGCCATGCCCGATCCGCTCTCGCCTACGCCCATCGACTGGGGGACGCCCGTAGCGATTCCGCAGGGCCGCCTCCGGGTGGAGCTGTGTGACGGGCGGCCCGCGTCGCTGGCCTCCGGCCCGCCGCACGTCGCCTACGCGGATGCGGACCGGCTGGGGACGGCGCTCACGGTGCGTCCCTGGGCGGAGGGCGACCGCCTCCGGCCGCTGGGGCTGGACGGCACGAAACTTGTGAGTGACGTGCTTACCGAGGCCCGCGTGCCGCCCCACCGACGAACGCACGTCTCCGTGCTGTGCCGGGGCGACCGCATTGCCTGGGTGGTGGGGCACCGGCTCGCTCATCGGGTCCGCGTGCGGCCCGACACCGACCGCGTGGCCCGACTCGTCCTACGACCACGTGAAAAACCCTCGGACCATTGA